One Fundulus heteroclitus isolate FHET01 chromosome 11, MU-UCD_Fhet_4.1, whole genome shotgun sequence DNA segment encodes these proteins:
- the cwc15 gene encoding protein CWC15 homolog, producing MTTAARPTFEPARGGRGKGEGDLSALSKQYSSRDLPGHTKIKYRQPTQDAPEEVRARDFRRELEERERVVAREKTRERGPREHTTSSSSSSSSSSKRPRLDQIPAANLDADDPLTDEDEDEDSEEDSDDDDTAALLAELEKIKKERAEEQERKEREQKAEEERIRMENILSGNPLINLAGQQQQQTQVQNTFRVKRRWDDDVVFKNCAKGVDEARKEKRFVNDTLRSEFHKKFMEKYVK from the exons ATGACTACGGCTGCAAGACCAACATTTGAGCCTGCGAGGGGAGGCAGGGGGAAAGGAGAGGGGGATCTGAGTGCTCTTTCCAAACAGTATTCCAGCCGAGATCTCCCAGGTCATACCAAAATAAAGTACAG GCAACCTACCCAGGATGCCCCAGAGGAGGTGCGTGCCCGTGATTTCCGCAGGGAGCTGGAGGAGAGGGAACGTGTCGTTGCACGTGAAAAGACCAGAGAGAGGGGACCCAGAG AACACACCACATCATCGTCgtcttcctcttcatcatcttccAAGAGGCCCAGACTGGATCAAATCCCAGCAGCGAACCTTGATGCTGATGACCCTCTGACTGAC GAGGATGAAGATGAGGACTCCGAGGAAGACAGCGACGATGACGACACCGCCGCCCTCCTCGCCGAACTGGAGAAGATCAAGAAAGAGCGAGCCGAGGAGCAGGAACGCAAA GAGCGAGAGCAGAAGGCAGAAGAGGAGAGGATTCGCATGGAGAACATCTTGAGTGGAAATCCACTGATTAATTTGGccggacagcagcagcagcagacccaAGTTCAAAACACATTTAGAGTCAAACGGCG GTGGGACGATGatgttgtgtttaaaaactgcGCCAAAGGAGTGGACGAGGCACGGAAGGAGAAACGCTTCGTCAACGATACGCTGCGCTCCGAGTTCCACAAGAAGTTCAtggaaaaatatgtaaaataa